Proteins co-encoded in one Garra rufa chromosome 21, GarRuf1.0, whole genome shotgun sequence genomic window:
- the lrr1 gene encoding leucine-rich repeat protein 1, protein MKLQCDVEVVNRMLPSFGLKNKGRSSRAVLSIGKHVDRSSLYLLICTNKDRSGSKYKLKENIEKFFTWFVEEGKATVRLKEPAIDICLSKADISSLKNFLSAARLAHRGSDTDSVPLSALGPVRARDVEKPKKKLSVLSKKDYPLTSSFPHSLEQLQVSYCRLSRVDTRMLSLRALRRLDLSNNHIKKLPSTVGDLSCLAELILHNNHLESFGDALCSSTLQTSLQHLDLSQNRLKVLPARFCQLRQLVNLKLDDNKLVRLPFHVGRLSKLRFLSAAHNQLAVLPASFRKLCLENLDLFGNPFTQANALDHTIHLTFPLTLQELASRAVVDLRIPHGPHVVPFHLCHELDSSKACDCGRSCVNSYIRTAVGMNLHLVSHTVVLVDNMGGTEAPVQKHFCSLMCYCEFMDGCVQRDLR, encoded by the exons ATGAAGCTGCAGTGTGATGTGGAGGTTGTTAATCGGATGTTACCGTCATTCGGGCTGAAGAATAAAGGCAGGTCCAGTCGCGCGGTTCTGTCCATCGGGAAACATGTGGACCGCAGCAGCCTCTATCTGCTCATCTGCACCAACAAAGACCGCAGCGGCTCCAAATACAAG CTCAAGGAGAATATTGAGAAGTTCTTCACGTGGTTTGTGGAAGAGGGCAAAGCCACGGTTCGGCTGAAGGAGCCAGCAATCGACATCTGTCTGAGCAAA GCCGACATCAGCAGCTTGAAGAACTTCCTGTCCGCCGCCCGACTGGCACACAGAGGAAGCGACACGGACTCCGTCCCCCTGTCGGCCCTGGGCCCGGTCCGCGCCCGCGACGTGGAGAAACCCAAGAAGAAGCTCAGCGTTTTGTCCAAGAAGGACTATCCGCTCACGTCCAGCTTCCCTCACTCTCTGGAGCAGCTGCAGGTGTCCTACTGTCGGCTGTCTCGCGTGGACACTCGTATGCTGTCTCTCAGAGCGCTGCGCCGCCTCGACCTCAGCAACAACCACATCAAGAAGCTGCCCTCCACCGTGGGAGACCTGAGCTGCCTCGCCGAGTTGATCCTTCACAACAACCACCTGGAGAGCTTCGGCGACGCCCTGTGCTCCTCCACTCTGCAGACGTCTCTTCAGCATCTGGACCTGAGTCAGAACCGGCTGAAGGTCCTGCCCGCTCGCTTCTGCCAGCTGCGGCAACTGGTGAACCTCAAACTGGACGATAACAAACTCGTGCGGCTCCCTTTTCACGTCGGGCGCCTCTCAAAGCTGCGGTTTCTGTCCGCCGCTCACAACCAGCTGGCCGTACTTCCTGCCAGCTTCAGAAAGCTGTGCCTGGAGAACTTGGACCTGTTCGGTAACCCGTTTACTCAAGCCAACGCTCTGGACCACACCATTCACCTCACGTTCCCGCTGACGCTCCAGGAGCTGGCGTCGCGCGCCGTGGTGGACCTCAG GATCCCGCACGGCCCTCACGTCGTCCCCTTCCACCTGTGTCACGAGCTGGACTCCTCTAAAGCGTGCGACTGCGGACGGTCGTGCGTCAACTCCTACATCCGGACGGCAGTCGGCATGAACCTGCACCTCGTGTCTCACACCGTGGTGTTGGTGGACAACATGGGCGGCACAGAAGCTCCGGTGCAGAAGCACTTCTGCTCGCTCATGTGTTACTGCGAGTTCATGGACGGCTGCGTGCAGCGTGACCTCAGATGA
- the klhdc2 gene encoding kelch domain-containing protein 2 → MDEDLVPNMEDEDDEDDFEWAAGQEEDDGEFDWLEEEQEEAFVVSERPAERSGHIAVTDGSSMFVWGGYKNADTEAAEFTDLYLPKNEIWIYNMETGRWRMKRSEGDVPNSMSGSCGTCVDGVLYLFGGHQARGNTNLVYRLPLRASVLRWEKMSDLTGLAPTCKDKLGCWVYRNQLAYFGGYGYIAQPGHRGTFELDENSFMGNHVGRGWNNHIHVLDLETSAWSQPITKGDAPSPRAAHACATVGNRGYVFGGRYMDRRLNDLYCISLDTWEWSEMCVPQHGPAGRSWHSFTPVSADHIFLFGGFTTNRETLSDGWLYCVSKNEWKAFKHELTDRPRLWHTACFGPDGEVFVFGGCANNLLSHQQAAHSNELLVFTVQPKSLVRLCLDAAVLHRKGLEHMWDVLPKALLHRLQQRTTGDS, encoded by the exons ATGGACGAAGATCTTGTTCCAAACATGGAAGATGAGGATGATGAAGATGACTTTGAATGGGCTGCAGGACAGGAGGAGGATGATGGAGAGTTTGATTGGCTGGAGGAGGAGCAGGAAGAGGCGTTTGTGGTCAGTGAACGTCCGGCGGAGCGCAGCGGCCACATCGCGGTCACCGACGGCAGCTCTATGTTCGTTTGGGGAGGATATAAG AATGCTGATACCGAAGCTGCTGAATTTACTGACTTGTATTTGCCGAAGAACGAAATCTGGATATACAACATGGAGACGGGAAGATG GAGAATGAAGCGCTCGGAGGGAGACGTGCCGAACTCGATGTCGGGCAGCTGCGGCACCTGTGTGGACGGCGTTCTCTATCTGTTCGGTGGCCATCAAGCCAGAGGAAACACAAATTTG GTTTACCGTCTGCCGCTGAGAGCTTCTGTGCTCCGCTGGGAGAAGATGAGCGATCTGACGGGTCTGGCGCCGACCTGCAAAGATAAACTGGGCTGCTGGGTTTACAGAAACCA GCTGGCGTATTTCGGTGGCTACGGCTACATAGCGCAGCCCGGTCACAGAGGAACATTTGAACTGGATGAAAACTCATTCATG GGTAACCACGTGGGACGAGGCTGGAACAATCACATACACGTTCTGGATCTGGAGACGTCAGCGTGGAGCCAACCGATCACAAAG GGAGACGCTCCTTCGCCACGAGCCGCTCACGCCTGCGCCACCGTCGGAAACAGAGGTTACGTCTTCGGAGGACGATACATG GATCGCCGGCTGAATGACCTCTACTGCATCAGTCTGGACACGTGGGAATGGAGTGAGAT GTGTGTTCCTCAGCACGGTCCGGCGGGTCGCTCGTGGCACTCCTTCACCCCGGTGTCGGCGGATCACATCTTTCTGTTCGGCGGCTTCACTACCAACAGAGAAACACTGA GCGACGGCTGGCTGTACTGCGTCAGTAAGAACGAGTGGAAAGCGTTTAAACACGAGCTCACGGATCGGCCCAG ACTGTGGCACACGGCGTGTTTCGGTCCAGACGGAGAAGTGTTCGTGTTTGGAGGATGCGCCAATAATCTTCTCTCTCATCAACAGGCC GCTCACAGCAATGAACTACTGGTCTTCACCGTTCAGCCCAAATCGCTGGTCAG GTTGTGTTTAGACGCGGCCGTCCTGCACCGGAAGGGACTGGAGCACATGTGGGACGTCCTGCCCAAAGCCCTGCTCCATCGGCTCCAACAGAGAACCACGGGAGACTCCTAG